In Vicingus serpentipes, the DNA window GAAATGATTACAACATCAGCATGAATTTCTTTTTTATCTTCTATCCAAACTTTATGAACTCCACCTGAAAAATCAACTTTGGTTGCCCATCCACTTCTTACGTCTGTATCAAATCGTTTTGCTTGAGCTTCTAATTGCATCATCATTTCTGGACCAGTTACACCTTCTGGATAACCAGGGAAATTTTCCACCTCATTTGTTGTTGTTAATTGTCCTCCAGGCTGCATTCCTTGATACATTACCGGATTCATATTTGCTCTAGCTGCATAAATTGCTGCAGTATAACCCGCAGGTCCAGAACCAATTATTAAACACTTTACTTTTTCTATCTCTTCTGCCATTATATATAATTTTAAGTCGTTTTTGAATGAACTCAAAATTACTTAAAAAGAGCCTAAAAAATAGAATTGATTGTTAACCAAAAGCGTTCTTTTTTCAACAAAAAAAAAGTAGAATTGAATTTCTATTTTATTTTAATATTGAAGACCTCTCGTAATAAGTATCTCTAATGCTATTATAAGATTTACCTGTGGAAATATAGATTTCTAATTCTTTTTTTAACTGTTCATCCATAAACTCCATTAAAGGTTGCTTAACTTTTGTTAAATTTTTTAAAGCATCTATAATATAACCGTCCCACTCATCACTATATTTCAATAAATCATCAGGATAAATTGTTTTTCTACAATTAGATTTTCCACAACCGCAATTCATTGGTTTTTCAATATTTAAAGTACCATAATCATCTGTAATTTGCTCCCCTGCTTCGATATCTCTAATGGCTATCTCAAAACCATACCCTGTACTAATCGAATTAAAATCACAGTAATGGTTCATATACTTCGCATAATCCCAACTCAAAATTCGATCTCCTTTATTATCTATATATGAATATTTATTTATGTGTTTTAAGTAATGTGGATTTTTTAATAAAGGATGATTTTCTGGATAAATTAATTCCATTTCATCTAATATATAAGTAATACTTCCTTTTGGTATTAATGAAGTTGCAAAAACTCCTAACCCAATTTCTTTACTTACAAGTTTCACTTCTGTATTTGGGTGTATCATCTTTTAGTGAAAATTTTAAATAATAATAGTAAACAGATTAAGATAACGGATAGCAATAAAGCTATACCATATCTACTTTGGAGCTTATTTTTAATTTGATTAATCATTTGTATATTTCTTTTTTCAATTAGACGAAAATGAATAAAAAAGTCACACCTATTTTGAATAAAAAAAAGTGATTTAAATAATATCAAATCACTCTTTCTTATCTAATTTTTACCCAGAACTAATTTTCCTCTTCTAATGATTCTTCATTGTCAAGAAAAACCTGTTTATCAGATTTTAAAATTGCTCCTTTTTCATCCATCAATAAAGTATATGCTTCATCATCAGAACTTAAAACAATTTCATAATGAATCACATGTTCATTATTCTCTATCTTAGATTGATTTGACAAATAAGTGTCTTTATACTTTGACAATGCCGCTTTTGAAACAATTGTTGGTATTTCTGATTCTTCTATACTCGTTTTAGTTTCTAACCACTTACCTGTTGCATCAAAAATTCCTGTTACTGACATATCATTTTCATAAAATTCAGCCACATAATTTACTCCTTCTTTATTCCATTCTACTTCAGTAGCCTTAGGAAACTTTAATTTACATGATTCTTTTACTTTTGCTGGAGCATCTTGAGCTACTGCCATTGATTGAACAAATACTAAGGCTAAAATTGTTAAAGTTTTCATTTTCTTAAGTTTAGTTTAAGCAATTTAATTATTGCTGTATTTAGACGAAAGAAATTAAAAAAGTCACTCAAAATCAAATGTTTGATTAACAATAATTTAACTTGCCAAAGAAGATGTATTATTTAGTTTATTTAGAATATAAATCGTTATAAAGTTTTAACACTTTAATTTTTGCTCTTTTTATTCTCATTTTAGTAGTACTTTCTGTAAGGTTTAATATCGACTGAATTTGTTTTAATTTAAATCCTTCTTGATATTTCATTAAAAGAATCGCCTTATCAATCGCTGGCAATAAATTTAAAACTTCATCTAACCTACTTACTTTTAAATCTTCTAATTCAATTAATTCAATATCTTCATCAACTTCCTCTATGTCATATAGCTGATGTGAGATTTTTTTTAAACTTCGTAGATAATTAATACACTCATGATATACAATTGAAAACAACCATGTTGAAAAAGTTGATTGTTTTTTAAACTCTTTTAGCTTATCAAAAACTTTACATAAAATATCTTGTGTCAACTCCTCAGAAACATCTATACTCTTAGTAATTGCTAAGCATTTTTTGTAAACAATTAATTGATATTTTTTATATAAAAAACTAAAAAACTCACTTCTACCTTCTAGAACAATTAAATCTACTAATTGCTCATCTGTGTAGGTATTTTTAGTTTCGCTTTTCATCAAACAATTTTAATGTTTTATATGTTACCATTTCAGTTTCATAAATAAATTAATTACACAAAAACATATAAACAAAAACACACTAGATTTTAGTTTAGTATTACTTTTGCAAAATGCAACAAAATCAATCATTTAAAATAATTGCTAAGACCAGCTTTGGTTTAGAAGATGTTTTAGTAGAAGAATTATCAAGTATAGGAATTAAAGACATTGAGAAAGGAAACCGTGTTGTAACTTTTGAAGGTGATAAAGCTATTCTCTACAAAGCAAATATTTGGCTAAGAACAGCAAACAGACTTTTAGTTCCTATTCGTCAATTTAATATTAAAAATGATGATGATTTGTATCAAAAAGTTAAAAATATAGCTTGGGAAGATATTTTCGATATCAATCAAACTTTCGCTATTGATTCAACCGTTTTCTCTCCCCTTTTTAATCATACTAAATATGCAGCTTTTAAAACTAAAGATGCTATTGCAGATAGATTTAGAGACAAATTTGATAAACGTCCTGATGTTGATACTGATTTTCCTCATATAAGAATTAATCTACATATAGATGCAGAGAACAATTGTACAATAAGTCTTGATAGCTCTGGTGACCCATTATTTAAAAGAGGATATAGAGATAGCCGAAGTATTGCTCCTATAAAAGAAGATTTAGCCGCAGGCCTAATTTTATTAAGCGATTGGGATAAAAAATCAAACTTCTTAGACTTATTTTGTGGTTCTGGCACCTTATTAATTGAGGCTGCAATGATTGCTTACAACATTGCTCCTAATCTTATACGTAAGGAATTTGGTTTTTTTAATTGGAAAAACTTCGATAAAGCACTTTTTGA includes these proteins:
- a CDS encoding SET domain-containing protein, with the protein product MIHPNTEVKLVSKEIGLGVFATSLIPKGSITYILDEMELIYPENHPLLKNPHYLKHINKYSYIDNKGDRILSWDYAKYMNHYCDFNSISTGYGFEIAIRDIEAGEQITDDYGTLNIEKPMNCGCGKSNCRKTIYPDDLLKYSDEWDGYIIDALKNLTKVKQPLMEFMDEQLKKELEIYISTGKSYNSIRDTYYERSSILK
- a CDS encoding PepSY-like domain-containing protein, whose product is MKTLTILALVFVQSMAVAQDAPAKVKESCKLKFPKATEVEWNKEGVNYVAEFYENDMSVTGIFDATGKWLETKTSIEESEIPTIVSKAALSKYKDTYLSNQSKIENNEHVIHYEIVLSSDDEAYTLLMDEKGAILKSDKQVFLDNEESLEEEN
- a CDS encoding RNA polymerase sigma factor, which codes for MKSETKNTYTDEQLVDLIVLEGRSEFFSFLYKKYQLIVYKKCLAITKSIDVSEELTQDILCKVFDKLKEFKKQSTFSTWLFSIVYHECINYLRSLKKISHQLYDIEEVDEDIELIELEDLKVSRLDEVLNLLPAIDKAILLMKYQEGFKLKQIQSILNLTESTTKMRIKRAKIKVLKLYNDLYSK
- a CDS encoding THUMP domain-containing class I SAM-dependent RNA methyltransferase, with translation MQQNQSFKIIAKTSFGLEDVLVEELSSIGIKDIEKGNRVVTFEGDKAILYKANIWLRTANRLLVPIRQFNIKNDDDLYQKVKNIAWEDIFDINQTFAIDSTVFSPLFNHTKYAAFKTKDAIADRFRDKFDKRPDVDTDFPHIRINLHIDAENNCTISLDSSGDPLFKRGYRDSRSIAPIKEDLAAGLILLSDWDKKSNFLDLFCGSGTLLIEAAMIAYNIAPNLIRKEFGFFNWKNFDKALFDEIKEDALDEQIDFDKKIIGIDNDGRVLGMCRANLQAADLLERVELHKKDFQDFEAPQYKGVIISNPPYGERIGENVDELYKAFGDNLKSQYDGWNAWFISSNMEALKKVGLRPSRKIKLFNGSLECRLMKYEMYRGTKKLHKINPEDTTSS